GCGCCGCCGGCGCCGCCCGACCCGCCTGTACCGCCGGTCCCACCGACTCCACCGGCAAGCGAGAAAGTGGCGGCCGAGCCGCCGTGGCCGCCGTTGCCACCGGCACCGCCGGCACCGCCATCGCCACCGTGACCAAAGAACAGCCCGGCGCTGCCGCCGGTGCCGCCGTCGCCACCAGACAAGCCGCTGCCGCCACCCGTGGCATTGGTGTTGAGGGCCAGGCTGCCGCCCGGGCCCAGTATCGGTCCGACTATCGGTCCCAGTATCGGAATTCCGGTGATTGGGTTGGGTATCCAGACTCCCGTCGCGTCGGCGCCGGTAGCACCGCTCACCCCAGCCCCGCCGGTGCCGCCATCGCCACCGTTGCCAAACAGCAGACCACCGGAGCCGCCGTTGCCGCCTCGGCCGCCATTGCCGCCGTTGGCCCAGCCCGGAGCGCCAGTGCCGCCGTTGGCGCCGTTGCCAAGCAGGCCGGCCGAACCGCCGTTCCCGCGCATGCCGTTGAAGCCGTTGCCGCCGTTGCCGATCAGCAGACCACCTGCCCGCCCGTCGGGGTTGGCCGCGGTGCCATCAGCCCCAGACCCGATCAGCGGACGACCTAACAACGCCTCGGTAGGTGCATTGATGACCTGCAGTACGCCTTTCTGCACCTCTGCCAGCGGGTTAACGTTGGCGGCCTCGGCTGAGGCATAGGCGTTTCCGGAGCCGGTCAACGTCTCAACGAACTGTTGGTGGTAGGCGGCTGTTCGGGCGCTGACCTGCTGGTAGGCCAGGCCGTGTGCGTTGAACAGCGCCGTGATCGCCTCAGACACCTCATCGGCGCCTGCAGCTACCACGTTCGTGATGGGAGTCGCGGCAGCGTTAGCCTCACCGATCGCGGTGCCGACCGAAGCGAGATCGGCCGCCGCACTGGTCATCGCTTCTGGCACGATATTCACAAATGGCATGGGGGTATGTCTCCTGGTTTCGTGATCAACCCGAACTTGGTACGGCGTCTACGCCCAGCAGGTCGTAGAGCAACGCGGTGAGGTCGTTGGCGGACCTGTCGTCCAAGAATTCGAGGTCGTCTGGGTCGTAGGTGTGGAGGTAGTCGCCGCGCACCTGGTAGCGGCCGTCTGGGAGCGCGGCTGTCGCCCAGATGCGATCGTCGTCGGCCCCTTGGTCACGGAACTGCGCCGGTCGGATGGCGGCGGAATGGTCGTTGAACACGGCGGCGGCGGCCGCGATGCGCTCGACGATGTCGGCAATGATGAGCTGTTGTGTTGCGGTGAGGCCCCTGTTTTGGGGGTCGTAGCCCAGGTACCAGTCGGTGCGGGAATGCCAGCGTGTAGCCGCAGGGCAGCTGTGGCGCAGTCGTTCGGCCTGTGCTTTGGTGGCGCAGCGGTCGACGACGGCACCGTGGTTGTCGACGAGGTGAAACCCGACGTCTTCGGCCGGAACTATGTACCAGGTGGTGGGCGGGTTGGAGAAGTGGGCCCGGGCGCCGTCTTCGAATACAGCAAGGCTCATAGCCCTATCCTTCGGTTGCGTAGCTGGGTGAAGTGGGGACTCATGACCGTGCGGGGACGACTATCCGCAGCCGCGAAACACGTGGGCCGGTCTTGTAGATGGCCCTGGCAAGTCGCCATGTCTGGGGATCGACTTCGCTGGTGTTCTGCATCTCGTCTGCCTCCCGCGTCGCGCTGTGCTTCATCAGTCAGTACGTGACCGCCAGGGTGCTCCGCGGACACTCGGGATTTATATCAGCTAATATACACGTATGTAAACATTTATTTCAGAGGACCCCGCGCGGAGTCGCAATCAGCGGTGTGGACATGCCCTGCGGGGACGGGAGTCGGTGGCCTCGGCCGGCGCTCAACGAGATGGGTGCAACAACGCACAGCGGGCTTCCGAAGCCGCGCGCATGTTTCGAGCACCACAGGCTAGGCGAATAGTGTTGGTGTGCAATCGATTCGTCGCGATCACGACGCGCTGGCAGGTGATGCTTGCAAGCGCAGATGCTTCCCATGTCGCGACCTCAAGCGCATCAGGAACGGGCGCGTGCGACCGACCCTCGGCCGATTCGCAACCGTGTCTGCGCTCGCCACCGAGAGCCCGCAGCTACGCTTTTGGGCGTTGCTGATGTAGATTGCGACCGAGGGGTTCGATCCGCTGACCAGTGTGATCCCTCCCTTCTCGGGATAGCTAGCGCACGCCGGCGGTGCTCTTCCGAGCAGCAAGGGGGAGGAACTTCAGGCCACGGCGGCGGCATACTTGAAAAAGGGAGTCGATTAAGTGTCAGGCGGTGCACCGGGCAACGGTGATGCTCAGGCCAGTTCTGATCTGGCTGTGAAACTCAGAAGGTTGTTTGACATCGTTCGCAGGCCGAATGAACCACCAATGTCGAATCAAGCCGCTGTGGAGAAAATCAAGGACAAGACTGGTGTCGCGATTTCCGCGACGTACTTGTGGCAGCTCAGGAATGGTTCCCGGACTAACCCTACGGTGCAGCACGTGCGCGCTCTTGCGAAATTTTTCGGTGTGCCGACCGCGTATTTGGTTGACAACGAGAGTGACCATAAAATCGAAGCGCAGCTTGGATTGCTTGTCAATCTTCGCGATAGCGGTGTGCGGGATTTGGCAGCGCGCGCATCTGGGCTGACACCGGAGGCGCTTCGGGGCGTGGCCGCCATGATCGATGCGGCCCGTAAAATGGAGCACTTGCCGCCGATCGCTCAGATTTCCGGCGAGGTTTAGATGGGTAAATCGAACGCTGACATGCTCGCGCTCGCGCGCGAGCTGCCCATTCCCGTCCCGTGGGATAGGAATGTCTTCATTGATAATGTGGCTCGTCAAAGAGGCCGGCCAATCCGCCTGGTTGCCGCGGATACGGCGGCATTTACTGATGGCCCGTGTGGGCTATGGGTGATTTATGACGACGAAGACGTCATCCTTCACGAGGCCGGGACGTCCGATTATCACATCGATCAAATAGTGTGCCACGAAATTGGCCATATGGTCCTCGAGCACGACAAGGGTTCGCGGGGAAGCGCCAGCACGACACGCTATGCCCAACTGTGTAGCACATACCTGGGCGACCTTGATCCTAGCTTCGTACAAGCGATGTTGGGTCGTAGCGACTATGGCAGCGAGCAGGAACGCGAGGCCGAGATGTTCGCTTCCGCGCTGGTGATGGCCGCTGCAGAGGCCGCTGAACGCCGATCGATGTTGCGTCGCGTGTTCTTCCGCCGGTGAGCGCCTCCGCCGTACCAGGCATCATCGCCTGGCCATTGATCGTATTCATGACGCTGGTGCTGGTCGGACGCTACCGATGGTTCAACAACAATCTCTCTGAGAAATACTTCAACAATACGTTGGCATTCTTGCTGGCGGCGCAGATCCTCCGTGAATATCTAGTGCAGAACATGCTCGCGAGAACGGCCCTCACCACTTTGCCCGGCACGTGGCAATTGAGTAGCGCTGTGTTGGGCTACAGCTTCACTGAATTCGTCGGGTTCATCCTGTTGTGGTCGGGTATGTCGGAAGCAGAAACCCGCCGACAGCACCGGTACTACCGCCTAGCGGGCGTGCTCCTTATTGCCGGAATACTGGTCTTTGGTAGTCATGCTCGACTCGACGAACAGCCCTTTGAGTTAATGCGGGGCTGGGAATCCGTGGTGGTGTTGAGTTGCATGACGACCATGTTGATGGTCCTAGCGACGCGAACCATATCGAATTCCTTGCGTGAGCTGCGCAATGTGCGCACGCGGCGGGAACGCTGGATCGCGCTGAGCCTCTTATCGATGGGTTTAGTGGGCAGCGGGGTTGTGCTCCACGAGGCGGCCCTCCTGATTTGCGACCTTCTTGGCTGGACTGACACAGGTGAATATCGGCGGCAGTCTCACGCCAACGGCCTGTTCTTCGCAATAGCGGCCCCGTTCGGGGTCGCTGCTATCCCTCTCGTGAGGAAGCTCCTCGGCGCACTGGGATTGGATCCCATCAGCCGCAGCTGGTGCAAACTACAACCGCTCCGACAGGCCATGAGAACCGTTGTTCCAGAAGGCGTCTTCGGCTTTGACGATGACGAGCCGGGGCGCCGAAAGTCGGAGCTCCAGCTCCACCACACCGTCGTCGAGATCCGTGACGCCATCTTGCGACTGCGCCCCTACTCCCGTGAAATTCCCCAGCATGATCTGAGCCGCTTCCTCGACGAGCCCCACGCGATACCAGCGTGCGAGCACGCCGCGGCCACCGCAACCCTTCGGCTGGCTCACGCCGCCAGAGCCAAAGCTGCCGGCGCCACGCCAACCGCCCTCGCCGCCGACTCGGCACTGATCGTCGCGTCGCGCGCGGCAACCCTTACGCAGGAAGCAGCCGAACTCGCAGCGCTGGCGAAATGGTGGCCAGCCGCCTACGCCGCCGCCGAGAGCATCTTGGAATCTGCGATCCACACGCAAGCGAACTCGACTATATGAGCCGGCCGACCGCCACGCCGATCCCGCACCCTCGCTTCCGGCTGCCTGTCCTCGGTGATCTCTTCACGATCGACTTCGCCAGCCCCGTACTCGGTACGACCGACAAGTTGCGCAAGTCCGGCGACGGAACCTTGCAGCAACGCATCTTTGCTCTGTCGGCGATCGCGCTGTCCGGCGCCGCTCTGATTGAGGAGGTGAGTGACGAAACCCGATGGCAAAAGCATGTCGGGCCACTCGTGGACAAGTTGCGGCTGACGCTCGGCGACGGCCTGTTCACCGCCTGCAACGATGCGCCCAACTGGCAAAAGGCCCACAACATCTTGCTGCCGGCGTTTACCAAAGCAGCGATGAAGAATTACCACGATGCCATGGCTGACACCGTGCAAGAACTCATCGAGGCATGGAACACCCATAGCGTCAAACAATCCTGGATCGACACCCCGGCCCAAGCCAACCGGCTCACCGTGGAAATCACCGCGCGAGCCGGGTTGGGGCACTCGTTTGGCAAGCTCAGTGAGCCCAGAGGGAATGGGTTCAGTGCGGCGATCACAAGCGAATTGGGCTACGTCCGGCGCGTTATGCGTGTCGATCCCATACCGTTCTACAACCAACTCTTCGGGAAAAAGAGTTATAGACAACATCTAGCTGACAGGAAATTCATCCGCCGACTGGTCTGCGACATTGTCGAGGCCCGCCGGCGCAACCCGGAAGCAGGCCAGCCCCGGAACATGCTCGACATCATGCTCCATAGCGCCGGTCCCGATACCGGCGAGCGGCTCGACTCCGACAACATTGTCGGCCAGATCCTCACGCTGATGGCCGCCGGTAGTGAAACCTCGGCCAACACAATCTCGTTCGCTTTGCACTATCTGTCCGCTAACCCCGACGTGGCAGCCGAGGCCCAAGCTGAGATCGACCAACGCTGGCCCGGCTCAGACATTCCCTCCATCGAATTCGACGATATCGCCAAGCTGCGGTACCTGCGCCGTGTCGTCGACGAAACGCTGCGCCTGTGGCCCGTAGCCCCGGGCTACTACCGGCAAGCCCGGCGTGACACCACCCTTGGCAACGGCAAATACCGCTTTCGGCAAGGCGACTGGGTCGTAGTCGTCCTGCCAACCGCTCATCGCTCCGCGGCCTGGCGGTCCCAGTCCTGCATTGGTCGTCAATTCGCGTTGCACGAGATTATGTTGACACTGGCCACGATCCTGCACCAATACAACCTGGAGTCCAAGCCGGGATATAAACTCGAGATTGCTGAAACCCTGACCCTCAAACCGGCCGACTTCCAGCTTCGCCTGCACCCACGCCGCCATCTTGGCGACCGACGATAGGCATTGCCGATGCGCTTCCTTGCCGTACCACTTCCGCTGTCGATCGCCCGCGGCATGATCGGTGCTCGACGCCGTGTGTTGGATCTCGCCGATGCCATGGTGCCGGGAGAGATCGCGCTTTTTTTGGACGTCGCGTTGGGGCTGCAGAGGACGAAGATCGCGGGCGCGCTCGTCTCCTCGGGGTTGGCCGATGCTCTCGGCAAAGATGAACGCTTTCCCGTCGAATTGGCACACGAGCTGGGATTAGACCCCGACGTGACGATCAGAATCGTCAACACCGCGATCACCTTGCGGTTGATAAAACGGGACCGTAAGGGACGTGTGCGCATGACGAAGGTCGGCGCACCGCTAAGCTGCCAACATCCTAATTCGGTCGCCTCCTGGATTGCCTACTGCGCGGACCCCGACACCGCAGCGGTATATGCGCACCTCGACGCGCAGCTACGCGACGGCGCCCAACCCTCGGGATACCAGCGGTCATTCGGCAAGTCGTTGTGGGATTACTTCGGCGATCGCCCAGATATGGGCGCCACATTCGCAAATGCAATGCGCCAGCTCACCGAGTTCGACCTGGCCGGTATTGTGCGGGCTTATCCATGGCCACGCCATGGAGTCATCTGCGATATCGCTGGAGGGGTCGGGCACGTGCTCGCGGCCATCCTCGAACACCGGCCTGAGGCTCGCGGCATCCTGCTCGATTCTCCCGAGGTGATCAAGCAGGCAGAAGGATTTCTGCGGGACCGAGGGTTGGACGAGCGGATCGAGTGCCGCGCCGGGGACCTGTTCGGTCAGCTCGACGCTCGAGCTGACGTCTACACGATGAAGTGGATCCTCCACGACTGGAGCGACGATGCCTGTCGCGACATCCTCACGCGGGTCCGCGCCACCATGCCGTCCGGTTCCAAGCTGGTCACGATCGATCTGCACCACGAATCAAGCCGGCCGAACGCTGTGACAGCAATGCTCGACGCGCACATGCTTACCACCTGCGAGGGCGGTCGGGAACGTTCGCCGCATCAGGTGCACGCTCTGATGCGTGAGGCCGGGCTCAGACCCGGACGTGTCCGCCACTTCGGGCCGACGATGCTGGTCGAGGCCATCGCCCCGTGAAGGGCTGACCTTAACCCGATGAAGGTTTGTTTCCCGAGCAACTGCTTAGCTACCCGCGTCGAGGGCATCACGTACTGGCAGCTGCGAATCACTGTCGTGGATTGGTGGCCGACTGCTGCCTTCAATCATCGAGTCCCGAGCGGGGGGTTTCAATAACGAAGTCGATTCGTAACTGTGACCCGACTTAGGACATTTTCTGTGGTGGCCTAGGCATGCAGGGCGTTGAACTGTGAGTTCTCTGGGTGTCAGGTTGAAATTTGCACACTAAACCCGGGGCTCTACGGTGCTGTGGTGGCCTATGTGCGCACCGTGAAGACCGCCTCGGGTGCCACCGCCGTGCAGATCGTGTGGTCCACGCGGCGTGGGTCGCGCAATATCGAGCACCTGGGCTCGGCGCACGACGATGGCGAGGTCGAAGCACTCAAGGCCGCGGCACGCCAGCGTCTGGCTGAAGGTCAAACCACCCTTGACCTCCGGCTGGGCACCACCGGCGTCGACGGTGAGCCGCTCGAGATCGTGTCCACGATGTCGACACCGTTATGGGAGTCGTTGAGTGCGGCCTACCGGGTCCTCGGCTTCGACGCGGCCACCGGCGGCGACCGGGTGTTCGGGGATCTGGTGCTGGCCCGCATCATCGAACCGACTAGCAAGGCTGACTCGTTGCGGGTCCTGGCCGAAACCGGCATCGACACCGTCGACTACCGCACGCTCACCCGTCGGCTACCGAAGTTCGCTAAACCGGCTGTGCGCCAAGCACTGTCAAAGGCGTGTGCGACCAGGGCGGGATTGGGGCCGACGTCGCTGGTGCTTTACGACGTCTCCACCTTGTACTTCGAAACCGACACCGGTGACGGGTTCCGCGAGCCCGGATTCTCCAATTATCCCGAGGCTGCGATTATGCCGAGTCCCGGGCAGCTGCGGTGGTGTTCGCGCTGTTCGGTAAGGGTTCCAGGGGCGGCTCGCGCGGCATAATCGGGCTCTCTGATGTTGGTCGTCATAGGTGTTCGAGAAAGTTGAGGAGATCGTCGGCTGGTCGGTAGCGGCCGGGGGTGGTGTTCGGCCCGGTGACGCGGTTGAGCGCACGTTCTTTGATGGTCATGTCGGCGTGCAGATAGATGTGGGTTGTGAGTGGGCTTTCGTGGCCCAGCCACAGGGCGATCACCGAAGTGTCGATGCCGGCGTGTAGCAGCGCCATCGCCGCGGTGTGGCGCAGCGTGTGTGGAGTGACGCGTTTGGCCGCGATCGATGGGCAGGTAATCGCCGCTGCGGCAGCGTGTTTGGCGACGAGACGTTGAACGGCGTCTGCCGACATCGGTGTCTTACGTTGCGTTGGAAAGGCTGGACTGCTGGCGGCAGTGCCGGCCTCTGGCAGCCAGGCCCGTAGGACGGCTGCGGTGGGCTTGGTCAGCGGTGTGCTGCGTTCCTTTCGGCCCTTTCCGGTGGTATGAACGGCTGGTCCTGGTGTCATG
The sequence above is drawn from the Mycobacterium riyadhense genome and encodes:
- a CDS encoding PE domain-containing protein; the protein is MPFVNIVPEAMTSAAADLASVGTAIGEANAAATPITNVVAAGADEVSEAITALFNAHGLAYQQVSARTAAYHQQFVETLTGSGNAYASAEAANVNPLAEVQKGVLQVINAPTEALLGRPLIGSGADGTAANPDGRAGGLLIGNGGNGFNGMRGNGGSAGLLGNGANGGTGAPGWANGGNGGRGGNGGSGGLLFGNGGDGGTGGAGVSGATGADATGVWIPNPITGIPILGPIVGPILGPGGSLALNTNATGGGSGLSGGDGGTGGSAGLFFGHGGDGGAGGAGGNGGHGGSAATFSLAGGVGGTGGTGGSGGAGGAGGHGAGLYGDGGTGGDGGTAGTGGNGGAGAQIGLQGQGGGPGYNGSPGLGGPGGGHGAIGGYAGATGAIGHGGGVPHAGANGYFTPAGVNQNIRFFTDPITLPVSQGFGDALANVAGMQQSFDIFRNDLGANIYRSIFNPFGLFVDSTVDTAAYVVSDVPVDFVNSILHNSSITNIGYGNTGSFNVGVGNTGNYNIGLGNYGTANFGVGNSGNSTFGFGNTGENLVGWANKGSYLLGFGVEGNGGFGFGPIFYTSEGVVNPAAPIFDALMDAGQSMLAAVPVVEPLGS
- a CDS encoding helix-turn-helix domain-containing protein, with the protein product MSGGAPGNGDAQASSDLAVKLRRLFDIVRRPNEPPMSNQAAVEKIKDKTGVAISATYLWQLRNGSRTNPTVQHVRALAKFFGVPTAYLVDNESDHKIEAQLGLLVNLRDSGVRDLAARASGLTPEALRGVAAMIDAARKMEHLPPIAQISGEV
- a CDS encoding ImmA/IrrE family metallo-endopeptidase, producing the protein MGKSNADMLALARELPIPVPWDRNVFIDNVARQRGRPIRLVAADTAAFTDGPCGLWVIYDDEDVILHEAGTSDYHIDQIVCHEIGHMVLEHDKGSRGSASTTRYAQLCSTYLGDLDPSFVQAMLGRSDYGSEQEREAEMFASALVMAAAEAAERRSMLRRVFFRR
- a CDS encoding DUF6545 domain-containing protein produces the protein MSASAVPGIIAWPLIVFMTLVLVGRYRWFNNNLSEKYFNNTLAFLLAAQILREYLVQNMLARTALTTLPGTWQLSSAVLGYSFTEFVGFILLWSGMSEAETRRQHRYYRLAGVLLIAGILVFGSHARLDEQPFELMRGWESVVVLSCMTTMLMVLATRTISNSLRELRNVRTRRERWIALSLLSMGLVGSGVVLHEAALLICDLLGWTDTGEYRRQSHANGLFFAIAAPFGVAAIPLVRKLLGALGLDPISRSWCKLQPLRQAMRTVVPEGVFGFDDDEPGRRKSELQLHHTVVEIRDAILRLRPYSREIPQHDLSRFLDEPHAIPACEHAAATATLRLAHAARAKAAGATPTALAADSALIVASRAATLTQEAAELAALAKWWPAAYAAAESILESAIHTQANSTI
- a CDS encoding cytochrome P450; translated protein: MSRPTATPIPHPRFRLPVLGDLFTIDFASPVLGTTDKLRKSGDGTLQQRIFALSAIALSGAALIEEVSDETRWQKHVGPLVDKLRLTLGDGLFTACNDAPNWQKAHNILLPAFTKAAMKNYHDAMADTVQELIEAWNTHSVKQSWIDTPAQANRLTVEITARAGLGHSFGKLSEPRGNGFSAAITSELGYVRRVMRVDPIPFYNQLFGKKSYRQHLADRKFIRRLVCDIVEARRRNPEAGQPRNMLDIMLHSAGPDTGERLDSDNIVGQILTLMAAGSETSANTISFALHYLSANPDVAAEAQAEIDQRWPGSDIPSIEFDDIAKLRYLRRVVDETLRLWPVAPGYYRQARRDTTLGNGKYRFRQGDWVVVVLPTAHRSAAWRSQSCIGRQFALHEIMLTLATILHQYNLESKPGYKLEIAETLTLKPADFQLRLHPRRHLGDRR
- a CDS encoding methyltransferase, producing the protein MRFLAVPLPLSIARGMIGARRRVLDLADAMVPGEIALFLDVALGLQRTKIAGALVSSGLADALGKDERFPVELAHELGLDPDVTIRIVNTAITLRLIKRDRKGRVRMTKVGAPLSCQHPNSVASWIAYCADPDTAAVYAHLDAQLRDGAQPSGYQRSFGKSLWDYFGDRPDMGATFANAMRQLTEFDLAGIVRAYPWPRHGVICDIAGGVGHVLAAILEHRPEARGILLDSPEVIKQAEGFLRDRGLDERIECRAGDLFGQLDARADVYTMKWILHDWSDDACRDILTRVRATMPSGSKLVTIDLHHESSRPNAVTAMLDAHMLTTCEGGRERSPHQVHALMREAGLRPGRVRHFGPTMLVEAIAP